Part of the Coregonus clupeaformis isolate EN_2021a chromosome 31, ASM2061545v1, whole genome shotgun sequence genome, GCCTAAGACACCACTAGTGGTCTATGTCCTCAGCAAGACATTGTATCAGTTAGAAAAACACCAAGACGCAAAAGGGTTGAATCTCACGAAACCCTCTTCCTTATACTGTTGTTTGCagaaaaagttattattgttataAAGTCCCTGTAGGCATGATGAAATATAAAAACCTGCCTTATACGACAATAAAGTACATTGCCAAAAAGTCAGGAATATACTGTTTAATTTTAGGTTTTGTGTATTACACTTGCTAAAAGTACCATGCAAACAGAAGCATCAGTATTTGAATAAAACCTGTGTAGTAGTGCGGTTATTATGTTAGGAACAACACTGTATTTTATGCAATTACAAAGCATTTCCTAAATAATGACTATGTAACAACATATGAATCCAATATAGTGACTGTAGTAATAACAGTGTTTCTTCACAGGTATCAGAGCAAAGTTTTACAAATGAttaatctaaatgtgtttattttcACATTCACTTGAAGCTGCACTATGTAGAAATCGCTctaccatttcctggttgctaaaattctaatagttcgcctaatttcagtttatgtgacaaaacaagcaactatgttgtaaaatattgtattttcagctgtttgaagctggtgtacaaaaccgaaagtaaaagacgcaaaaactaaacttaagaacgggaagcctAGAAAtaacgcacatagaacagatctaccgcttcttagacttgctttcaatgaaaatgacagatctataacacacatttctatgtacatttggtcaggttgcccaaaaagttacatattgcagctttaagttgATAAAATAAACAATTGGACACTATTTCAACAATATATTCTCTGCCAAGAACTGTTATAGAGTTATCATACACTCAGCCTTTCTTGTTAAACGCTTTGTGAAATATTGTTGATTCAATACATAATTCAACTTAATACGATCCAAGGCTCTCAGTCAAACAAAGCAGGGAGGATGGGCGTGTTGAGACGCCCCGGCCTGCGCTGTTGTGAAAAATCACAGGAAGAGCTCAGAGGATGTAGACTGTAATGGCTAATGGTACTGTGCTTCTGTTTTTCTTCCAGAGTGCCGGAAGAGGCTGGCTCAGAGCCGGAGGAGCAGTCAGGCGAGGGTTCTGCCACTGGAATCCTTTTCACTGAGCAGGGCTCTGGCGACCAGTTGGCCAGCGCAGATGTGGATGGGATTGACTACCCTGGCTTCGTCTTCCCACCGAAAATTACCATGGATCAGGCTCTGCCTCCTGCTCGGGAATTGAAAGAGGATCACCTGATCCTGTAGCCTGCCAGAATGCTAAATATTGAAATTGTGATGTCAATCCGGTTGTGTAAAATACATTTTGCAACCTCTCATGATTACATGAGCACCTTAACAACGGAATGCCCATTTGAATTATTGTATTTTCTGGTCAAAGCTATCTGCATCTTGTGAAAGTAGTACCATGCTATTTGACCCAGGTATTGATGCTTGGCTGTGTAAGATTGTATTTAGGTAACTGAAGTGTGGGCAATGTCGGTGGCTATAGCATAATTTGCACAGTTGAGTTATTTTCCCATGGAACCAAAGAGATCAAATTACTcgcttttttgtgtgtttttgtttttaattagaTTTAACCAGTAGCCTTTATTTCTGGCTCAGCAAATTATATTTTTCTTAAGGTTTTAAAACGTGTGGTTTTCTTGGGGATATTGTGCTTTTATTGTTTTCTTTTGCAATGATATCTATAAGATATAATATGATAGTCTTTCCCTCTTGAAATATTGTCAATACATAATACTTTATTCCGAATTTCCACGATTGTCACAATTTGATATTATATCATTCCACACTCATATATTTTTTGAagatttaaataaacatgttttgaTCATCCAATGGTTCAAATACTGTTTTAGGATATGGGATTGGGCTCCCTATGCATCGTTAGTGGACATGAGTTGGGCTCATGGTCTCGTGATCAGGTCCCActtggcacacactggttgaatcaatgttgtatcAACGTAATTTGTCCACGTATTGTGACAtggaatcaatgtggaaaagACATTGGaattgaaaaaagtcatcaaccagTACTACTTTCATCTCATTTCAACCAGCATTGTAAACATTTAAATAAGGGTAAGACTTCAACTTAAATACATTgacttaacctgactaacaggtcgttacatcaatctaatttcaacataatcatcagaaTTATGTATACGTTGAAATTGCGTAGAAAGTTCCACATAGAaacatacaaaatatttttcatcttATATGGGGCGGTTCGTAGCCTaatggctaagagcgtctgctaaatggttaaAATGTAAAATTCAATACAAAATAAAgcaaacacttgagtaaatgagggttcTGGCGGctttgttatggtgtggggtgcattttcctggcatggtttaggttCACTCAACCCCTTAGAGGGCAAGGTAAACTCCAATAAATACACAGCCATTGTTTGAGTGATGACCTTCAACCTATGGTGAATCATTTATATCCTGATGGTAGTGGcgctattaagacactttatgttggtgtttccattattttggcagttacctgtatattggGTGGTTGAAATTATGCAGAACTTCCTATTTGATTAGACATATGTTATTTGACCTTGTTTTAATGTTGATAGCAAAATAGTGTTTCAATGTCATGCCatcaacctaaataaagaggtatatgacGGGTAATGCGCACTACAGTGAGAATGAATCTACCATCCAGATGCCTACCTCTATGTACACTGCTTAGCTTTGGAAACAAGCTGTGCATGTTTCAGCTGAGCTATCAAGTTAACATGTTTAGTCATAGATtgcatatagattgcaaaatagttgggaagagatctttgacgtaccgatcccatggcatagtgtttatgaactgacacgcaaaacgacaccggattcaaaaattagaatctttcaatttaaattattatataaaattcttgctaccaatagaatgttatttatatgggggatacaatcttcccagctctgcagattttgctgtgaagagacagaatcattagatcatttgttttggttctgtccatttgtagcttgtttttggacacaggtccaggaatggctaaaggattgcaatatttacctggaactaaccttgcagatagcattactgggtgatctgaaaagtcatagtcaatcaatcaataatataataatacttttagcaaaaatgtttatttttaattcacaatctgtagaagcaatgagaatagaaaggttcagaacttttgtaaaacatcacagtacggttgaaatatatatggcaaatagaaatagatgggaggtattgaatagagttgaaggatgggactaataacaaataacaacaaataataacaaagatagctaataatgtaagaatactgtgtccataataagtatataggttgtatgttgggagcttttgggaaagagcacagttagaaagatatggcatatagaagcaaactggatggacatcatgaaaatgatcggagaggttgagagtagaagaagttcaggagcaaaaaaaacaaacaccttatggacagagttaattttacaataattctattatatatatatatatatatatatatatatatatatatatatatatatatatatatatatatatagaattattgtaaaattaactccgtccataaggtgtagatagtaagtatagaccggaagtagaggcctgggcattgttgttcactaatttactccaagtagggaaaggatggtggggttgaaaagtaataaaggggagtatatatataaaaaataaaaaaataaaaaaaaacatgggggattggaagtgatgcagacaattacattgatagaagatacaatctatctgcaatattaagctgatccattcccccccaaaaaattaaaaaattaaaattaaaaataaaaagtagtagtagtagcaatagtagtagtagcaatagtagtagtactagtagtagcaatagtagtagtagcaatagtagtagtagtagtagcaatagtagtagtagcaatagtagtagtagtagtagcagtagtagcagtagtagcagtagtagtagcagtagcaattgtagtagtagcaatagtagtagtagcaatagtagtagtagcaatagtattagtagtagtagtagtagtagtagtagcagtagtagcagtagtagcagtagtagtagcagtagtagtagaaaaaaataaaaatagattttaaaaaataatgattaaaaata contains:
- the LOC121547693 gene encoding serglycin, coding for MKGLLNLKIWLTLAVIFVLADNGHGAPAKGRYMWVKCRPEAKNANCETQRGPSMDLPGPPDRLPSFAVKEIVPEEAGSEPEEQSGEGSATGILFTEQGSGDQLASADVDGIDYPGFVFPPKITMDQALPPARELKEDHLIL